One Nicotiana sylvestris chromosome 12, ASM39365v2, whole genome shotgun sequence genomic window carries:
- the LOC104230829 gene encoding uncharacterized protein, with product MGKLICDSTTSSPVIPWRDPTSTPSSLDLVDQSSPATTTAVAVAIACSSSWENVSALEEQQRKHLMKIQAKGVLWKHPKDQNASVVFRLSHGGEVEADGNCLFTACGKSMGMTTVSYARDLRRRTVRRFLEDLGSVSEEEKEVIESAIKHMYSPDLKSGWGIHVVQELKLLAKKEDREALDSAISELVQLGMQRELAAESIYNERCIAVDDGPSWAKYMSICGSPDDEYDIITLQYTEEGLLTVDENRDGRAAAFGDDIAIECLATEFKREIFVVQAHGSDAMVDDENCVFFLPHRPRSEICEPPFFLFMKGTGWCGAGADHYEPLIASPSPYVSQEKVALVL from the exons ATGGGGAAACTCATCTGCGACTCAACAACGTCGTCGCCGGTTATTCCATGGCGGGATCCTACCTCAACTCCGTCATCCCTCGATCTCGTTGACCAGTCATCTCCGGCGACAACAACCGCCGTCGCAGTCGCCATAGCTTGCTCCTCCTCGTGGGAAAATGTTTCAGCTTTAGAGGAGCAGCAGAGGAAGCATTTGATGAAGATTCAAGCCAAGGGGGTGCTGTGGAAGCATCCTAAAGATCAGAACGCTTCGGTGGTTTTCCGGCTGAGCCACGGCGGAGAAGTCGAGGCCGACGGGAACTGTCTTTTTACAGCTTGTGGTAAATCTATGGGGATGACGACGGTGTCGTACGCCAGAGATCTGAGACGGCGGACGGTGCGGAGGTTCTTGGAAGATCTTGGATCGGTTAGCGAGGAGGAGAAAGAAGTGATTGAATCGGCGATTAAGCACATGTACTCTCCCGATCTGAAATCTGGGTGGGGTATTCATGTGGTTCAAGAGTTGAAGCTGTTAGCTAAGAAGGAAGATCGAGAGGCTCTCGACTCTGCCATATCGGAGCTTGTTCAGCTCGGCATGCAGCG AGAATTGGCTGCTGAGTCTATATACAATGAGAGGTGCATAGCTGTGGATGATGGCCCAAGTTGGGCCAAGTACATGTCGATCTGTGGTTCCCCTGATGATGAATATGACATCATCACTTTGCAGTATACTGAGGAGGGCTTACTAACTGTAGATGAGAACAGGGATGGTCGTGCAGCTGCTTTTGGAGATGACATAGCGATTGAATGCCTTGCAACCGAGTTTAAAAGAGAAATCTTTGTG GTGCAAGCACATGGATCTGATGCAATGGTTGATGATGAAAATTGTGTCTTCTTCCTCCCACATCGTCCAAGATCTGAAATATGTGAACCTCCTTTCTTCCTTTTCATGAAAGGAACAG GTTGGTGTGGTGCTGGGGCCGATCATTATGAGCCTCTTATTGCTTCTCCTTCACCTTATGTTTCGCAGGAGAAGGTAGCGTTGGTACTGTAG